GAATCACTGCAATACACATCCGTCGAACTGTTAGTTACGATTTATGACGCACGCTGCGTATTTTCTCTCTtcgattataattttataacattaaatTGTTTTGAAAACCGGCCCTGAATAGCTAAGCTCGCAAACGCTGATTTTTATGGTacagtaaatgttttattttcagCTTAAGCAGCGCAGAGGAGAGCGACAAAATGTTGGACGGACGCCCCTCCATCGCGTAAAGCCACGCGAATCCGCCCCTGCCGAAGCTATACCCCGCGAACTTTTAGGGCGCTCCTCTGAGTTACAATTTTGTCCCCCTTACATAAAGTCGAGTGGTATTATTGATACATTAAGACTTACTTAATGTAGGCTATGCGTTGATTcataagaaaattattttacaaagGTGACagatataagtaataatatcgAAGATAGTGTCTAGTAATGCCACTCGAGAAATTGTGACCATTGTACGATGTGCATTTCGAGGTACAAAGTGTTGACTGATTACCCAACGGGGTAAAATGTCAAATGTGTGCTTGTTTGTGTGATAGTATTATTTTAAGCACTTACGTTTGTTCTACCCACTATGaagatataggtacagtcaaaggGATaaacattcccagtttcaaaaatatgtgaacgctcttacaccttagacaataaagtcgtgttcacatatttttgagccatttgcctggatcgatattttgccttcgactgtactagaAATAAACAACGATGTACAATGGTAGAAACGTTGATAGTTTCGCATCCCATTTTGGGCTAAATCTTTGTATCAATAATTAGCCAGTCCAAGTGTTGTGCTGAAGGcaaatttataattatgatcTTATCTCGAAAATACGCCTTCAAATTATTTCTATGCATTTAATTAATCAAGTTGTAAGTAATTACCGTAAGCGAAGTTACTTAGTCGAAACGTTTTGGTAAGGTTTGTCTTAATTAATACGAGTAATTACTTAATTAGTGAAAGACAAGTGGCCAAATTAACGTCCAGAGTAATGTATAGATATAGACATCTATATTTACTACCTATTTATTGTATCTTAGAAAGACATTGTCTTAAAATGATCTGCTTATTTTGAATTGCAGCTTATCAAAATGAAATATGTATCTCAAAGTATTAATCTACTTTAAAATCTAATTTTCTATCTCATATACGAATAACATAAGTGTAGTATGTTTATATCAATCTGTTCAAGATTTAaatctataattatttttttattttttatttcatttgtcgTCTCGAATATTGAAATGATTTGTGTTAGGTTAGGGCCGTCCTGTGTAGATTGTAAGCGCAAATTGCTGGTTAAACATGGTCGTGTTTAGAGGTTGTTTTGTGTTGTATAGGAGttagtttaatttatatgaaactgaTATTATGTTAAGCTCTCTTGAAAATCATTTAACAGTTATTAATTAACTGTTTTtggctttaataaaaaaagttatagtttttgaataaaattagaCATAAAGAAACTAATGTACAAGTAAAACTTCAGAAacagttgcaatttttataAATCGTGTAAATATACGTGGAGAAATAATTATAGAAAGATTACTTATGTAAAATGTAAGTTCACACGTAACTCTTATGTACTTTAAACATAAGTCACCTATAACTGCagtgaattttatttaatatatttggatatatttatttacacaaaatatgTATCTGAAGtacataatttgtatttttcttttttgcatgtACTTAATTTTGATGATTTTATAGATCTTCACTGATGATACTTGAATATATCTCATATTCTCAATTATgctgttttatttcataagttcgtaacaaataaaaatgtgaggtgagaaatatgattttattatttgatttcAATGTCATTCCAACAttcttattatataaaaaaaaacaattagtttAGCTTAAATGTTACACAAGATATAATTTCATATACACTAAGGTAAATAAACTTAAACCTATTCAGTCTCTTGTAGTTCTGCGCCACCAGGGAATTCCAGTCACATCTTCTTCTTGGCAAAGAATGGCAGTTGGTCTGAAATTTGATTATATGTGTGTCATTTTTGTACAAACACGCACAGAGAAAAGCTATTTCTTCCTTTTCACCTTAAACCCTTTTCTtgacaagttaaaaaaaatcgtgctCAATCCTCGCTTGTGCCTGATATAGCAAAAAATGCTtcatgaaaaaaatacaaaaatgtgtatatttatgtatcttgtAAGATACATTGGGCAGAAAAGGGTGAAATAGTTGATTAAAATTAAGTGAATTGCAGACAAATATAGCAATATACTACTGCCATTCTAACACTATCAGGGCTTTTGAAGACTAGAACACAATAATGGTTACTTAATTTGAGGACGAAATtcaaaaacacacaattttgaTGAAATACTAATCAAGAAAGAAACTTACCTATATACTTGGCTATGAGGATGAGGTAGTGTGGATGACAATAATGGACAGGCCGGTGCTGGCGCATCCTGTAACAATTTTTTCAAGTTATAGCTTGGAGAAATTAAGTTTTACTCTAGTTTTCAATTCATATATAATTTAACACATTCAATGCCGAAAACCCAACTATCGGGTATTTAATGGTTTCATTCCCAGGCCGGACGACCCGAACCCGATTTTTGTGGCCTGGCGCGGATGTCTTGTGTTGTGTGGCTCGGTGGCAATGAATGTACACACTACacccataataaaaaaaatggaaacagGTTATTTGCTGGCCATTAGTGCTCTGATCTCTGTAGATTGTGTTCAGGATCCGCATGTTACACGCGTTTCGAATAAAACATCATGTCAACTGTACTAAATAGAGGTGAGGTGAAATCAAATTGTTTTGTTGTCcagatgttcgaaattttaatgttataattagtaCTCGTAGTTTAGgttataataataagcaataGGTATAACATTTTTACAGCTTCTAAAatgcatcatagagggtttgtacattatttgatatttgtgtagataaagtaattttcatatttatcaCTTATTCAACAACCTAAGTTGTGTTACCCAAGGCAATTTCTTTGCACCAAGAACTACACAATCAGTTTCAAATCAACAATCTATCTGTTAATAAAAGTATTTGTGTAGTAACCTGTATGGTCTGCAATGGTATGTGCACGTTGGTGCGCAGCTTACGTTGCCGGATCTCGCGCCGAACGCAGCACTGTACGCCGAGCAGCACACAGCACACACAGGAAGACAGGCATCctgcaaaacaaaaaataaccatctaaaaatacctaattgaGATAAAAATGAACTATACTGTAAGTAATTAAACCCAATCTGCTATATTTCGTCATAAGCTATGATGGATTTGTAGCTACTTGAGTACTGCGGAGAGCGGACACAGATGGAAACCATCAACTTCCCCAGCATACCACCAAatttgtgctaaatatttttattatgtagtatTTCTAAATTCTTACCTATATAAACTAGGACTCCTAAGTCTCCATTTCTGTTGGTACGCCTTAACACAATACCAGCGATACATAATGAGATCCCAGTTAATATTCCTACAACAAATATCACctgaaaaaaataatcaatgatTGATACTTATTCTTTCAAAGATCTTCTAATGACTAGAAATAGTCCAAGTGAAACATGTAATTTACGATCTTCACAGTTAATGATCacttttcttaaatattattggtccccacaaactttatttatttgataatggcatgccaaaatatcaaaaaataccTGTAAAATATAATAGCAGACATATTCAAAGCCAGGACAGTGGCCACCACATGCACCAATCATGGGTTCAGGGCTGGCTGAAGATATAGGAGGCACCGGTGACCGCCCTGGAGGCTTCATACGGTTTTCCATATCACATATTGGCAGTGAAAATGCTGAAGCACACTCGGGAAAGGTGTATGCTTGTGATGCTGCAGTGTGCATGGGGACCTTCTCGCCTTTCTTGTAGCTCCTCCATGTACCAGCCCCATATGGAGACTGGTAGACAGGTGATGGTGGACCATACTCTCTTATATCTTCATTATAGTAGTGCGGAACCTGAAATAGAAATACAATCTTTGGTCAGTTACGACTTAATGTTTACAGCTTGTGTTGTGTTTATGGATTCTTACTTTTGGAAATATATTATGAACACCAAATTCAAACACTAAAATAGgttgtattataataattaaaggcAAAACCTGCCTTTTCTAAACTTGTGTATGTACGTACGTTATGTATGTTCTTAATATGAATTAAGAAGGAAAatgccataattttatttaaaaaaaaaaagattgtgcAGGGTTTACAAGTTAGAACACCGAAACTAGGCAGGTGTTATATAAAAAACACCATATTGTTTTCAATATGGTGCAggttataagtaatataaaaaaacttacatgGTAAGCGGTGTCCGAGGTGGAGCTGTCCGTTCCCGCGACTTGGTAGACGGGCGGGTTGATGTCTTCTGCCCAAGGAAACTTGGCCCTTTGTTGAGCTGCAGAAACGAACTGCTGTTCGCTTCGTGGCACCATCGTCGTCTGGTACGGATGGACGCTCCGCGGCGACACTTGTTTAAACATTTCACTATAATATTATCTGAAAGAAACGCATTTTAATGACACTGAAAAATAACATGTGGAGCTTTTAATgatcataaaattttacttacttcATTGTGTTGGTTCTGAATTACGATGCTATGAATCGGCATCGTACGTATATTTGAAATAATACAGAtgctaatataattttaattaaatacagatGCTAGCCTGAATATCATTTATCACCATTCGATATATCGGGGAAACTTCCTATTCCTTTAGATGGGATCTAAGTAGTACACTACTCTCTTGGGTATGAGTATAGTAATAGTATCACCACATTCACCACCAGCACCACCACGCCGCCATCGGCgccatatttgtttatttgtgaaTGATTGGATTGGATTTGTTTAGTTTGATTGACGAATCAGCGTACCGAGATAGTGTTGTACTATAGTTGTGAGTTGTACTCGAGAGCAAAAGAGTGGCATGATCATTCAATAGTTCATTCTATTGAGCCATACTTTTCGttcctttcatttcattttattccaTTCAGATTTTGAGTTTTGAGTCGGATCTGTGGTTGTAATGCCAAATGCAGTGCACTCAGTGCAGCAGAATgcagcttgtaataaaaaaaatgtgatataacagtttttttcgtgaattttattaaatgtgAAAGGTTTTTTGCAAAATATGTGGTGTGTTTCATCATAACACGAATGTGGTGGACGTaggagaaataaaaataaatacgaaCTAGCGTTGTACATTCCAAGGCATCAAAGAGCTGTTTTCTTTTCTGTTCATACACGGAAGATGCTAAAGGCAGACAATAAAACAGCGATCTTTTCATTTTGCTAAGAGGCGTAATGGTGCTTAATGACGGAACAATGATCTCTGATGACGAAAAAGTAGCACTGGCCAACATCTGCCGCGATTATGTCCGAGGTTGCTGCGTCCGAGAAAATTGTCGGTATACTCACGAAAAGCCACCTTTGAATCGTTTAAAAGAATTGTTCCGGTTTTGTCACGACTATCAGAATAAAGGATGTTTCAGAAACAATTGCAAGTTTTTGCATTTCACGCTGGAAGAGGAAGCGCATTTCTATTCCACGGGCAACTTTCCTCAGGCAGATCTTCGGCAACATGGAATGATCCCAGTATGCCAGGCGTATTTACACGGCTCCTGCTCCAACCCTGAATGCAAGTTGATTCACCCTCTTCATCCAGCCACCAATGAACGCCATCTTGAGCTAAACATGCCACCACCACATTTCAATCGTCCACCACCTATGCTAAGAGATGAAGACTCACCCCCTGAATGCAAAGTAAGGCGCTACACTTACGAAGACGTAGCCATAGAGAATCAAATACCTGCACCAAATATATGCCAAAACTGTGACTCCTTAGACCATAAAGTTAAACTACTACATGATAACATAAGTGTTTTGCTGAAGAAAGTAGCAGACTTGACAGAGAAAAATGTTCAATTGACTTCCATGAATGAGTTTTTACTGGAGCAGGCAGCTGCAAATAGGGGTGAACAGTCATGCATTATTACATCCCGCCATGGAGCTTCAGCTCCGGTGTCCTTAGCTACAGTTAGCATGACACCTGTAGTGAGTCTCTCTGGTGCATTGCCTACACTAGTTCCTGCTGCGGCAACACCAAATCTAGCGCTGGCGCCAGCAGCATCCAGAGCTCAGTTGCTAACTCCCGCCCCACAACTGTTGACAGTAAGTACAACACAACAGTTGATGGGTAATTCGGGAGCACTCATTGTGACTAGTGCAGGTGCCCAGCAGTTAATGCAAGTGAGTGATTCAGGGACTTTGATGGGTGCTGGACAGACAGTAGTGGCAGTGACACCGGCACAGTTGACACTGGCACCGCCGCCGCAGCAACTCATGGGGAATGCGTCACAAACGACAGTTCAGCAGCTTGTGCAGCAGACGGCGCTGCCGCCGCAGCTAGCGGCGCAGCAACAGCAGTTTACGGCACAGCAGTCCGTGCAGCACCTTGCTGCAGCGCAACAGACTGCCCAACACCTGGCAGCGCAACAGTCTGCACAGCATTTGGCGGCGGCGCAGCAGTCCGCGCAACAACAATTGGCGGCAGCGCAGCAGTCCGCGCAACAACACTTAGCGGCACAACAATCGGCGCAGCACTTAGCTGCACAGCAGTCTCAGCAGTTAGCTCAGCAATCTGCTCAGCAGCTGGCTGCTCAACAGATCCCATCGGCCCAGCAACTTGTCCACCAAACCTCAACTCAACAGATTACCATCTCCAGCACTAGCCAGCCAATGGCTCTTTCTAATTCGCAAAACCAACCCTTAACATTTCCAATTATATCACAGAGCATATTGCCCCACTGATTCTATAACATTCTAAGTTAAGTTTTTAACTATTTAGGCCATGGGGGTCTAAACACTCTAAACTGGCCTACTATGCCAAAAGAAGCGGACAAATTTAGCTGTATGGAACTTGGGTCAAAAAGTTTGGAAGCCCTTGATTTAGGCGCTTGCTAGATACAAAGTGAATTTTGAATGAccattttattgttataattttgCAGTATTTTGTTGTAAATCCTGCAATTATATATCTTACTACATCATACATCCCTATGTATAAATCTAAATCTCAGTTTAGTAGCTTAGCAATCTTCAAtacaaagtacctacctacacaggCTAATGCAGAGGTAAATCATAGTAAAATATGCAGCTGTACATGAATATTCATAGGAATGTTAATCATACAATGTATTTTCTATATACAACAAACATATtatgatattaataattatcacaTAGGTTTGTGATATAATTAAACCTCTTTTTGCAGTGTACCTAGTAATAACACTGTTATGCCGTTCTTGTTATGTCATCACATACCAGTCTTTCATATGAAAACATCATTACTTGAAACATTAACACTAAGGATACTGGTTTCACAATTCTGAAATATCTTATGAAAATCTAGTTTCATCTCCCACAAATAGACAAAGAATTGTGTGCGTGTGCACACTACTTGGCTCTTTTTAATACTTGTTTAAAGTTGCtatattgtataaaattgtGTTTAGGATCATTAGCTAGCTATCatttgtaaagcctgaccaggaatatatgatcacgcgccatgctgcggaatttcactgaaagtatttttttcatactatactgaactgtcaccctatacatgagaataacagcgcccatataatgatcatatattactggtcaggctttaaataaGCATAAGATCAAAGCTTAAACTattgaatattataaatattagttatttatttaagagaTCCCTGGTTTTGTAGTtaattaagagcccatcaacgtgctcgctagcgccactggtaaataattgtgattatttcaaTTAAAAGATATTCgtaaaagggggccgctacgtattgtattttgtatttaggtacgtTTTGAATACGTAATAGTTTtgacgttgctggattcgttaATCTATGCgttcaaagttaaaacggccgtttttgttttgagttcatagatcgacgaatccaacACCAGTAAATCCACCAATGATTGACAGTTGCacccataaaattttataaggTTGAATTGAACATGCCAATAACTGAAGGCTAGCTTTCTGGTTTTACCCTGTTTTCCCATTTTGTAATCTTAATAAAATGTCATTTAAGAGATTTTACTTTTACGTGGCTTGGTGATATTGAGCTATGTTAAGCAATTGGCTGTAATAAtaggtaataatatttaaactattaaaataaaactaattgttccgtacaaattgttttatttgctGCGTTATACATGTGGGGTAAACAAATCTTTAATACACAAGCTGTTATAAAAATGGCGCCTAAAAGAGACAGTCAGCAGCACTCGCGCTGCAGATCAGTCAATTGTGtttagtatttttcacatatcttGGGTATGACTGTCATCTCAATActtttttgcgttttaaggTCATAAATTGTATGAAGATGACAGCTTTCAACGTACCCAAGCTGATATCATTATTGCTAATTCAGGTAGCTAGCAGGTGCCAAAAAAGAAAAGATTGTTCTTTCAGAAAGAGGGATATTTTATGGAACAATTATTGCAGTGATATAAAGCTACAAAGTATTGTTCTATTAGCAAACTTtcctattttgtttattactgAAGCAAAATGTGAAATCTTTTTGTCTTATATAAACGGAGTGATTTCTATAATATAGCTAATTTTATACAGAGTCGTTAGTTTTCCTAATGTAACACTCATTCTTTTTAT
This genomic interval from Cydia strobilella chromosome 9, ilCydStro3.1, whole genome shotgun sequence contains the following:
- the LOC134744314 gene encoding zinc finger CCCH domain-containing protein 10-like; the protein is MVLNDGTMISDDEKVALANICRDYVRGCCVRENCRYTHEKPPLNRLKELFRFCHDYQNKGCFRNNCKFLHFTLEEEAHFYSTGNFPQADLRQHGMIPVCQAYLHGSCSNPECKLIHPLHPATNERHLELNMPPPHFNRPPPMLRDEDSPPECKVRRYTYEDVAIENQIPAPNICQNCDSLDHKVKLLHDNISVLLKKVADLTEKNVQLTSMNEFLLEQAAANRGEQSCIITSRHGASAPVSLATVSMTPVVSLSGALPTLVPAAATPNLALAPAASRAQLLTPAPQLLTVSTTQQLMGNSGALIVTSAGAQQLMQVSDSGTLMGAGQTVVAVTPAQLTLAPPPQQLMGNASQTTVQQLVQQTALPPQLAAQQQQFTAQQSVQHLAAAQQTAQHLAAQQSAQHLAAAQQSAQQQLAAAQQSAQQHLAAQQSAQHLAAQQSQQLAQQSAQQLAAQQIPSAQQLVHQTSTQQITISSTSQPMALSNSQNQPLTFPIISQSILPH
- the LOC134744319 gene encoding uncharacterized protein LOC134744319, with product MFKQVSPRSVHPYQTTMVPRSEQQFVSAAQQRAKFPWAEDINPPVYQVAGTDSSTSDTAYHVPHYYNEDIREYGPPSPVYQSPYGAGTWRSYKKGEKVPMHTAASQAYTFPECASAFSLPICDMENRMKPPGRSPVPPISSASPEPMIGACGGHCPGFEYVCYYILQVIFVVGILTGISLCIAGIVLRRTNRNGDLGVLVYIGCLSSCVCCVLLGVQCCVRREIRQRKLRTNVHIPLQTIQDAPAPACPLLSSTLPHPHSQVYRPTAILCQEEDVTGIPWWRRTTRD